The genomic stretch TATGAATCGAGCATTTTTGGTGAATGAAATTGAACTTATTACACCAGAGATAAAGAAAATAGTTTCTGAAATTATTGATAAAGTGGTAGAAAGCAAAATGAATTCTTTTGATTTTGTTGAAAAAATTGCGCACCCTATACCTGCAATGGTTCTGTGTAAAATGTTAGGCATACCAGGAGAAGAAGTTGAAAGGTTTATTAAATGGTCTGATGACCTTGCTTTGTTTATGCAAGACTTTGTTGTTTCTCATGTTCCTAGTAAAGAAATTAGTGAACAAGTTAGAGGAAGTGTAAGAGAAATTTATGCTTACCTCTCTGAAGCAATTGCAGAAAGAAGGAAAGAAAAAAAGAATGATTTGTTAAGTCGACTAATTTCAGATACTCCTGGGGTAGATGGAGAATTAACTGATGAACAATTAATTGCTCAAACGATGCATTTAATATTTGGTGGTCATAAAATTCCTCAATTTGTATTAAGTAATACCTTACATTTATTATTTGAAAATCCACATGTAATTGATGACATAAAGCAGGATAAATCACTGTTACCCAAAGTTTTAGATGAAACAATGAGATTAGAAGGACCTATTCAATATATTATTAGGCATGCAGCTGAAGATATCGAGATACATGGTCAACAAATTAAGAAAAACGACTCTGTGTATTTCTTTTTAGCATCCGCTGGTAGGGATGAAAGAGTATTTGAAAATCCAAATGTTATGGATACAACCAGAACAGGGTTTCGTCATGTGGCTTTCGGAGGAGGATACCATACTTGTATAGCAGCTGCTTTTGCTCGTGCGGAGATAGTTGAAATTCTCAAGGAAGTTGTAACCCGTTTTCCTAATATTGAAGCACTTTATGATTTGAAAAAACCAACCTGGTCATCTAACCCTACTTTTACAGGGATTGCAAAAATGCCGGTAAGATATTAAAGACACATTGTTTTTTATCGAGTTGATGGGATATTTGCAAAATAAGAATAGAATATAATAATCTATTCTTATTTTGCTTGTTTTATATGTAATGCATTCTCTCCTGGGAGCATTTGTTCTCCACTAATTTACTATTTTAGAGGTGTATAAATATTGGAAAGTGGACGGTGTAGAAGGGCAATTATAGTTGTTCATGAGATATATGGATTAAATGATCATATTAAAGGTGTTTGTAAAAGGTTAAAAAAATTAAATTATACTGTCATAAGTCCCAATTTACTTGGTGAAGAAATGCTTTATACTTACAGCGAAGAAGATAGGGCTTATCTGTACTTTGTTAATAAAATTGGATTTAATGAAGCTGCATATCAAATAAAAAAATTAGCGAGAGAGTTAAAAAGTGAATACACTGAGTTGTATATAGTGGGTTTTAGTGTAGGAGCAACTATAGCTTGGCTATGTAGTAATGAAGGAAATTTATTTACTGGTGTAATTGGATTTTATGGTTCAAGAATAAGAGATTATCTAAATATTATGCCAGCATGTGATACCCTGCTTTTTTTTCCAAAAAAAGAAAAGTCATTCAACACTAATGATATGATCAAATGCTTAGAAGAGAAAACCAATGTTCATATTGTAAAAGTAAACAGTAATCATGGTTTTACAGATCAATCGAATTCGGAATATAGTCAAGAGGATTCTGAGTTGTGTTTTGAAATAATGGAAAATTTTATTTTAGCACAGAACTATACGAAGAACTAAAATTAATTTTATAAATGGAGAAATACAATGACTAGTCAAAGATGGATGTCGTTTCAGTTTTTTGGTTTTTTTCTTACGTTTGGAATATTTGTACCGTATTGGTCTTCCTGGCTAATTACAAGCAAAGGTTTTACTCCAGATGAAGCGGGGTTTATTATTGCACTTGGTTTAATTACAAGATCAATAACAACACTTTATATATTTCCCCTTGCTTGCAAGTACTTGACTTTGTCTCAAATAAATCGAATCGTACCATTAGTATCTGTGCTATTAGTTATCACTTTAATATTTGTAGACAACATAGTATGGGTAGCCCTAGTTACAATTTTATTAAGTTTAATCTATCCTATGCCTTTAGCTATGCATGAAGCTATGGCCTCTACGTTGATACGAGAAAGTGGCCTCCAGTATGGGAAAAGTAGATCTTATGGTTCTATAGGGTATATTATTGCACTGATATTAACGGGAATAATAATTTCACTAACAGATGAAACCATTATTATTTATTTAATGATTGTCGGGTGTATGGTCTTTCTATTTCTTACATCATTTAGTACTCCAGAACCTTTAAAAGTAAAAGTTTCATCAACTAAGATATCCTCTCTAAGTTTATTTAAATCGAAGTCATTCTTGTTAGTGTTAACGATTTGTATAATCATTCAATCCGCTCATGCTGCGTATTACAGCTACGGGGTTCTGTTTTTAAAAGATATGGGAGTGACAGCAAATTATACAGGAGCTATATTAGTGCTTGCTGTGTTATCAGAGATAGCTTTCTTTTATATTGCAGATAATTTGTTTAAAAACAAAAGTATTACTAGTATTTTAATATATTGCATTAATTTTTCTATTATAAGGTGGCTGATTATAGCTAGTTTCAGTAATGTTTCTATTTTTATTTTTTCGCAAATTTTACACTCTATTACCTTCGGTCTAACTCAGTTTGCATTTGTAAAATATTTAGATGAACATGTTGAAAATAAATATTTTCCGTTTGCACATGGTATATATGCAGCTTTTGCTTTAAGTTTGGGTAGTGGCATATTGACTTTAGGAAGTGGATATTTGTACTCTATTTCTCCATCTTTGACTTTTTTAGGTATGGCATTAATATGTGTTCCGTGTTTAATTTTATGTTATTTATTAAAAAAAGCACTTGATTTCAATGAGAATACGTATATAAACTTACAAACTAATAAATTAGAAGAGGTGAGCAAAGATGCTACTGACCAAAGAAAAACTATATAGCACTAAAAATAGCATGACATGTGATGATATTATTCAAACTGATGTCTACCATTTTGAACAAGAAAAATTAATCAAAGTCAAATTTATCAGCTCAAATTCTTCAAGAAACCAAGGAATAGTTTTTGTTGCAAATAATGGGATATGTCTGGAAGGAAAATTAAAGCAAAAAACCATTATCATATGGGAGAACGAACACTCATCTGAATTTACTTTAAGTTGTTCACAGGGAGTATTAAATATATTTAATGTATGGGAAGAAGAGCGAATGTTAGGTTACCATCAGTCTCATTCGGGAATGAGACTGATGAAAGAAAAAGACTTGTATATTTATAGTTGTAATGATTTTTCTATAAATGGTGATTTCACTTCTATCGTATTTTCAGTTCAAATAATTTGAATGAATGGTTCTTTGAACATTATTAACTCATACAAGCTCTTAAATAACCGTTTTAATTTCTTAAAAGGCAACAAAATTGGAGGTAATGACATGGACAAGAGTGGAATGTTTGAAGATTTTAATTTTAAGTTAGTGGTGATTGAAACGTTGTTAGATAAAGACCCTTCATTTCAAACAGAGTTAAACAGTTTGATAGATCAACATAGGAATGATTTTGAATGGTATACAGGCGCAGAGCCCATTGCTCCAATTAAAACATTTTTAGAAGAACTTACGTTAGAAAAGAGTGATTTAGAAAAAGTGGATTGGCTTTGCTTTGATGGTGGGAACGAAATTTATCATATTCTCAAGCCAGATTGGGACGGAGAAGATGAGCTATTTGACGTAAAGTCAGTTGAAGGATTTCAGCACTTAAAAAACCTCACAAAAGTAGATTATATTTCTCTTTGTGAACTAGAGGTGTTAGAGCCGTTAAAAGAAGCTGGAATTGAGGTTGAATAAAATAATAGCATGTGAATAATATGGGATTCTTTCAGCGTTTGTTTAGAAAAGTAGAAGAAGTCAATAAAGGAGAAGCAGCTGTTGCAGAGCTTGAAGCAGAGATGTATGTAGAGTCATCAGAGGAAGAAGCGATGAATTATTGGCTGGAAATGGCTCAGAAAATTATTGTGAATTCGGTAAAGGTGACTGGTAATTCAGTCGATCGAGCTTTTATTCTTATTGATATGGGAAAGAATCCTTCATTTGATGTGTTTTATCAGCAAGACGGTAAGCTTGTGATGTGGAACGAGCTTGAAGATGCTGAAGTGAAAGAAAAAATAGCCAACCAGTTATTGCCGCAAGCGGCTAGCGTTGCGTCTGCGGTGAACGGAAATTTTGAACAGACAGGTCTTCCGGCAATTGCTTATGCTCAGCTGCAGTTTGAATGGGCAACGAAAGCTTGGTTTTCTCATACAATTCGAGAAGATGAGGAAAGGACTAAGATAGAAAAAGACGAAATGCTACATAAATGGTTTGAGTTTTTAAGTAAAGAAATTCAAACGGCGGCTATAGATAGTGATGCAAAGCTTCCATGGTATCCATAAGGTAGATAGAAAGAGCGTATTCATTGTTGTAGATGAATATGCTTTTTTGTGAAATTAAAATTATGACAGGTAAGCAAAATAACTGGATTCTCGCTAGGCGTGAGGACAATCGATTCAATTTAGAGGGAATAGCAAGAGCGGTTATTGACTATAATTATTCGGCAGAAAGGTAATTGTTAAGTGGGATAATATTTTTATTATATAAACTTTTACTTTGATATACTATTTAGAATGTAGTAAAATTATTCTATTAACAAAGTCAAGCGTGCTTCAAAGCACATTGAGTGATCGACGTTTGGTTTTTGAGGTTTCGAACGCTTAGGCTCGGAGCCTTTTTGTTTTTGAACGAATCTATAGGATTTATTTCGTTCACTAATAGCTTCTTGGTTTACACATTACAGCTTACAGAGAGCGTTCCTGTAAGTAAAAAGGAGAAGACGATAAGCATGGAAAATGAGCTTTTCACTTTAGGCGTCGCGATTTCATCAACAGCTATTATTGCGTTATTAAAAATCATTCTTATTGACATTATCTTATCTGGAGATAATGCAGTCGTAATTGCGATGGCTACACGGAATTTACCAAAAGAGCTGCAAAACAAAGCGATTTTTTGGGGAACGTTTGGAGCGGTCGTTCTACGCATCGGGTTTGCGGCAGTTATCGTATACCTACTGAAAATTCCATTTGTGACAATCATCGGCGGCGTGTTGCTTCTGTGGATTGCGTACAAAGTACTGGTGGAAGAAGAAGATAGTTCAAATATTAAGTCTTATAACGGCTTAGGAAAAGCGATTCAAACAATTATTATCGCAGACGCAGTGATGAGTCTTGATAACGTAGTAGCGGTTGCTGGGGCTGCAAATGGTCATATTGGAATGGTTGCTCTTGGCGTATTGATTAGTATTCCAATTATGATTTTTGGTTCAAAAGCAATCGTGAAAGCAATGGACAAGTATCCGTGGATTGCATACGTTGGAGCTGGAATTTTAGCTTGGACGGCAGCTGAAATGATTTTAAAAGACAAAAGCGTTGGCGAGCTGCTTCACATTCATCACGGGATTGCGACCTATCTGATTCAAGCAGTCGTAGTTGTTCTCATTTTGTTTGCTGGGTACAGCAAGAACAAAAGAATTAAAGAGAAAAACGATAGGGTTAAACAATCAGCATAATACGCAAAAGGGAGCGAGTGGTATTCGCTCTCTTTTTTTAGTATCTGTATCTTTGATAGAATGTAGTACATGGATCAGGAGAGAAGCATCATACGTGAAGATGTAGGAGAAAGCAGAAAGTAGAAAATAATGGTCATAAACTCTTTCATATTGCGAAGTGCTGCGATTCTTTGTAAAGTTGTACTATAGGAGTGATGAACATGAGTGAACGATGGCTTTCAAAGCAGTTTATTCCCATCTATTTTACTGCGACAGTGCTTGTGTTTGTATTGTTCAAAGTATTAGGTTCTACGTGGCTGCAATCCTTCGTGATCAGCTTGCCATTTTTAATTGCAGGGATGGCTGCGGTTGGTGAAAACCGCGATCGTCGTAAAAACAGCAAATAGATTGCTAGAGCGAGAAGCTACGCTGTTCGGTATTTAACCAGCGTAGCTTCTACGTATATAAAAGAGTATGAGGTGAAGCGATGTGTATGATGTTGTCATTATTGGAGCAGGCGTAAGCGGGGTGTTTTTAGCGTATACGCTGGCAAGACAAAGCCAAAACGTACTGCTTATTGATAAGGGAAAACAGCTCCATAAAAGGTCATGTCCTCTTGATGAAGGGAAGCTTTGCAGTTGTGACGTGTGCGGAAAATATTACGGTTTTGCAGGACTCGGAAAGTCAGAAGGGAAGTTTAACTACACCAATGATTTTGGCGGAGATTTAGAGCAAAAAGTAGGTCCAGAAGAAGCGCTTCGTCTCATGAAAGAAGTAGACAATGTGCTTTGTTCGTTCGGAGGGGATGAAGTAGAGCTGTATTCCACAGTGAATCCAGCACTTGTAAAGAATGCAAAAGTACATGGTCTCCAGCTTCTTTCAACGGAAGTTCGACACTTAGGAACAGCTCGTTCGACTGCTATTTTCCAGCGCATATACGACGTATTGAAGTCACGAATTGACATATGGTTTGAAGTAGACGTCCAGCGCATTGAGAAACAAGAAAATGAGTTTAAAATTGTTTCAAATAAAGGGGATGTACAAGCACGTCGCGTCGTGGTCGCAACAGGTAGATCAGGGAACGACTGGGCTGAAGAACAATTCTCAGCTCTCGGTGTGAAGAAAGGATTAACTCGCTTAGATTTAGGAATACGTGTTGAAATGCATGGTCGCCAGCTCAATCGTTTGTTAGAGCATACGTTTGAAACAAAGCTTGCATCCCAACATGAAGGCGTCATTTCTTATACATATTGTATGAATCCAAAGGGCCGCATTATTAGAAAATATCAAGAGGGGTTGGTCATGCCAGATGGTCAAAATTACCGAGAAAAAGGAAGCGGTACGGCAAATTTAAACTTCACTCTTTTTACACCTGCTTATTTTAATACGCTACAAGAAGCGAATACCTATGCGCAAAATGTGATTGGTGAACTAAACGCCGGAGGAGATCAGATTGTCGTTCAGCGCTTGTCCGACTTGCGACGTCAAAAAGCAACGTCCAAGGAAGACATGAGCGGTAATCGAATTCAGCCAACGCTTAGCGCTACCGCGGGGAACTTATTGAACTATGTTCCAACTAATTATATTTCTGCATTAGAAGCCTTTTTAAGAAAGCTCGAAGGATTGCTTGGAGAAAGCATTCACGAAGATACGCTTCTTTATGGAATGGACGGGAAGTTTTATTCGCCGGTTGTGGAAACGGATGAATACTTC from Bacillus sp. 1780r2a1 encodes the following:
- a CDS encoding cytochrome P450 produces the protein MSVIEKKSLEQLSVYSKEYFENRYAYYEYLRNEAPVYWNEEMQSWFITRYEDVSKNLPGEKFISTPVIPNKMSNLAEGEDKHFKDIIDIIQTWMVYNNRPVHTQLRGYMNRAFLVNEIELITPEIKKIVSEIIDKVVESKMNSFDFVEKIAHPIPAMVLCKMLGIPGEEVERFIKWSDDLALFMQDFVVSHVPSKEISEQVRGSVREIYAYLSEAIAERRKEKKNDLLSRLISDTPGVDGELTDEQLIAQTMHLIFGGHKIPQFVLSNTLHLLFENPHVIDDIKQDKSLLPKVLDETMRLEGPIQYIIRHAAEDIEIHGQQIKKNDSVYFFLASAGRDERVFENPNVMDTTRTGFRHVAFGGGYHTCIAAAFARAEIVEILKEVVTRFPNIEALYDLKKPTWSSNPTFTGIAKMPVRY
- a CDS encoding dienelactone hydrolase family protein, with the translated sequence MESGRCRRAIIVVHEIYGLNDHIKGVCKRLKKLNYTVISPNLLGEEMLYTYSEEDRAYLYFVNKIGFNEAAYQIKKLARELKSEYTELYIVGFSVGATIAWLCSNEGNLFTGVIGFYGSRIRDYLNIMPACDTLLFFPKKEKSFNTNDMIKCLEEKTNVHIVKVNSNHGFTDQSNSEYSQEDSELCFEIMENFILAQNYTKN
- a CDS encoding MFS transporter; this encodes MTSQRWMSFQFFGFFLTFGIFVPYWSSWLITSKGFTPDEAGFIIALGLITRSITTLYIFPLACKYLTLSQINRIVPLVSVLLVITLIFVDNIVWVALVTILLSLIYPMPLAMHEAMASTLIRESGLQYGKSRSYGSIGYIIALILTGIIISLTDETIIIYLMIVGCMVFLFLTSFSTPEPLKVKVSSTKISSLSLFKSKSFLLVLTICIIIQSAHAAYYSYGVLFLKDMGVTANYTGAILVLAVLSEIAFFYIADNLFKNKSITSILIYCINFSIIRWLIIASFSNVSIFIFSQILHSITFGLTQFAFVKYLDEHVENKYFPFAHGIYAAFALSLGSGILTLGSGYLYSISPSLTFLGMALICVPCLILCYLLKKALDFNENTYINLQTNKLEEVSKDATDQRKTI
- a CDS encoding ybaK/ebsC family protein; the protein is MDKSGMFEDFNFKLVVIETLLDKDPSFQTELNSLIDQHRNDFEWYTGAEPIAPIKTFLEELTLEKSDLEKVDWLCFDGGNEIYHILKPDWDGEDELFDVKSVEGFQHLKNLTKVDYISLCELEVLEPLKEAGIEVE
- a CDS encoding TerC family protein; amino-acid sequence: MENELFTLGVAISSTAIIALLKIILIDIILSGDNAVVIAMATRNLPKELQNKAIFWGTFGAVVLRIGFAAVIVYLLKIPFVTIIGGVLLLWIAYKVLVEEEDSSNIKSYNGLGKAIQTIIIADAVMSLDNVVAVAGAANGHIGMVALGVLISIPIMIFGSKAIVKAMDKYPWIAYVGAGILAWTAAEMILKDKSVGELLHIHHGIATYLIQAVVVVLILFAGYSKNKRIKEKNDRVKQSA
- a CDS encoding FAD-dependent oxidoreductase; translation: MYDVVIIGAGVSGVFLAYTLARQSQNVLLIDKGKQLHKRSCPLDEGKLCSCDVCGKYYGFAGLGKSEGKFNYTNDFGGDLEQKVGPEEALRLMKEVDNVLCSFGGDEVELYSTVNPALVKNAKVHGLQLLSTEVRHLGTARSTAIFQRIYDVLKSRIDIWFEVDVQRIEKQENEFKIVSNKGDVQARRVVVATGRSGNDWAEEQFSALGVKKGLTRLDLGIRVEMHGRQLNRLLEHTFETKLASQHEGVISYTYCMNPKGRIIRKYQEGLVMPDGQNYREKGSGTANLNFTLFTPAYFNTLQEANTYAQNVIGELNAGGDQIVVQRLSDLRRQKATSKEDMSGNRIQPTLSATAGNLLNYVPTNYISALEAFLRKLEGLLGESIHEDTLLYGMDGKFYSPVVETDEYFETNVKGLYVIGDSSGVTHSLSQAAASGMYVGEVFNEKIL